A single window of Triplophysa rosa linkage group LG20, Trosa_1v2, whole genome shotgun sequence DNA harbors:
- the scml2 gene encoding sex comb on midleg-like protein 2 isoform X1: MCTKHGGLVSMESTEKHSYCYCTTPIRCLFKSCVSCLVAFNVLLQITMGKIPQKDKKDSIKEKSGRNNDDLYPSQAHNESFSWEMYLKETSSSPASPSCFRQSRNPPSNDFKVGMKVEAHDPRNSTSVCIATVMGLMGVRLQLRLDGSDNTNDFWRLVDSSDIQHIGTCEKTGDMLQPPLGFRMNASSWPMFLLKTLSGAEIAPVSPFKKEPAKPTQNYFKTGLKLEAVDRKNPYLICPATIGEVRGDKVFIMFDGWRGAFDYWCQYDSRDLFPVGWCQLTKHNLQPPGNCFTFPKTLIPTLCQSSKSLHSMQSPYRLPHPLPPLPVRKGVRGRRPKSQTIAMLKAVAEAAAAASGTTQNDQMQSHAVKNPINTQLMPKPYKKRGPKPGSKRKPKVPHSLSSPTLSSSVSDGRLSSLQTTRDSGVVSTVCVYVNKHGVSGPHLDRKLLLQLPDHFGPGPVNTVLQHAVQACVDCAFQPKVLFSFLQSQSDGGEIIRVRSEGGIHYVKLPTASSASFVLRFLETLCHHLQCDNLFSSQPFSPLTANTHTSYDRSKSAVKEETSEALSVARGTRRFSRDSASYTAAPSPKLHRTEALPSDETVTHVENGATTDQQFSEESMDSSSNSVTPRAPVLRSPSEYHTSAGSSPHYSSQPPPLRRLCSNPSDLGPARTHRRLEGRLSASSTTGPDQAAERESSRSTNKSPSSWSIEEVMQFVRDADPQALGPHAELFRKHEIDGKALMLLRSDMIMKYMGLKLGPALKLCHHIEKLKQTK; this comes from the exons GTTTAAGAGCTGTGTTAGCTGTCTTGTTGCATTTAATGTGCTGCTTCAGATCACAATGGGCAAAATCCCTCAGAAAG ATAAAAAAGACAGTATAAAGGAAAAGTCAGGGAGGAACAATGATGATTTATACCCCTCACAAGCCCACAACG AGTCTTTCAGCTGGGAGATGTATTTGAAAGAGACTTCCTCGTCTCCTGCTTCCCCCAGCTGTTTCCGACAG TCCAGAAATCCTCCCAGCAATGATTTTAAAGTGGGAATGAAGGTAGAGGCTCATGACCCCAGGAATTCCACCTCTGTTTGTATTGCCACCGTGATGGGGTTAATGGGTGTGCGGCTGCAGCTCAGACTAGATGGCAGTGACAACACCAATGACTTTTGGCGATTGGTCGACTCCTCTGACATTCAACATATTGGCACATGCGAGAAGACTGGCGACATGCTGCAGCCGCCACTTG GGTTCAGAATGAACGCCTCCTCATGGCCCATGTTCCTGTTAAAAACATTAAGTGGGGCAGAGATAGCTCCAGTTTCACCCTTCAAAAAG GAGCCTGCCAAACCCACTCaaaattactttaaaactgGTTTgaaactggaggctgtggaccGCAAGAATCCTTACCTCATCTGCCCCGCCACCATCGGAGAGGTGAGAGGGGATAAGGTATTCATCATGTTTGATGGATGGAGGGGAGCGTTCGATTATTGGTGCCAGTATGACTCTAGAGACCTCTTCCCTGTGGGCTGGTGTCAACTGACCAAACACAATCTACAGCCTCCTGGCAACTGCT TTACTTTCCCGAAGACACTTATTCCAACATTGTGCCAATCCAGCAAGTCCCTGCACTCCATGCAGTCCCCTTACCGCCTGCCGCACCCGTTGCCCCCTCTGCCCGTGCGCAAGGGGGTACGTGGGAGAAGACCAAAGAGCCAGACTATCGCCATGCTGAAAGCAGTGGCCGAAGCTGCAGCGGCTGCATCCGGCACGACACAGAACGACCAAATGCAGTCTCATGCAGTCAAGAACCCCATAAACACACAGCTGATGCCCAAACCTTATAAAAAGAGGGGACCCAAACCCGGCAGCAAG AGGAAACCGAAGGTTCCTCATTCACTCTCAAGTCCCACTTTGTCGTCCTCTGTGTCAGACGGGAGACTTTCTAGCCTGCAGACAACGAGAGACTCGGGAGTCGTGTCCACCG TTTGCGTGTATGTGAATAAACATGGAGTTTCGGGGCCTCACCTGGACCGCAAGCTGTTGTTGCAGCTGCCGGATCATTTCGGGCCGGGTCCCGTGAACACGGTTCTGCAGCATGCGGTCCAAGCCTGCGTGGACTGTGCATTTCAGCCCAAAGTTTTGTTCAGCTTCCTGCAGTCGCAGTCTGACGGAGGCGAGATCATCAGAG TTCGTTCTGAAGGAGGAATTCACTACGTCAAGCTCCCCACAGCCTCCAGCGCATCCTTTGTTTTGCGCTTTCTAGAAACGTTGTGTCACCACCTGCAGTGTGACAACCTGTTCAGCAGCCAGCCGTTCAGTCCGCTAAcagccaacacacacacatcctacGACAGGAGCAAGTCAG CTGTAAAAGAGGAGACATCAGAAGCTTTGTCTGTTGCACGGGGTACGAGACGTTTCAGCAGAGATTCAGCTTCCTACACAGCTGCTCCCTCACCTAAACTACACCGAACAGAAGCTCTGCCCTCTGACG AGACCGTCACACATGTAGAAAACGGTGCGACCACAGACCAGCAGTTTTCAGAAGAGTCTATGGACTCATCCTCTAATTCTGTGACCCCTCGTGCCCCTGTGCTGCGGAGCCCGTCTGAATATCACACCTCGGCCGGCAGCAGCCCACACTACTCATCTCAGCCCCCACCGCTCCGCAGACTCTGCTCCAATCCCTCCGATCTGGGtcccgcacgcacacacagacgttTGGAAGGTAGGCTAT CTGCTAGCTCAACCACTGGTCCGGATCAAGCAGCAGAAAGAGAATCCTCCAGATCGACCAATAAGAGTCCGTCATCCTGGAGTATAGAGGAAGTGATGCAATTTGTGCGTGATGCCGATCCTCAGGCACTGGGCCCACATGCAGAACTCTTCAGAAAACAT
- the scml2 gene encoding sex comb on midleg-like protein 2 isoform X2, with the protein MCTKHGGLVSMESTEKHSYCYCTTPIRCLFKSCVSCLVAFNVLLQITMGKIPQKDKKDSIKEKSGRNNDDLYPSQAHNESFSWEMYLKETSSSPASPSCFRQSRNPPSNDFKVGMKVEAHDPRNSTSVCIATVMGLMGVRLQLRLDGSDNTNDFWRLVDSSDIQHIGTCEKTGDMLQPPLGFRMNASSWPMFLLKTLSGAEIAPVSPFKKEPAKPTQNYFKTGLKLEAVDRKNPYLICPATIGEVRGDKVFIMFDGWRGAFDYWCQYDSRDLFPVGWCQLTKHNLQPPGNCFTFPKTLIPTLCQSSKSLHSMQSPYRLPHPLPPLPVRKGVRGRRPKSQTIAMLKAVAEAAAAASGTTQNDQMQSHAVKNPINTQLMPKPYKKRGPKPGSKRKPKVPHSLSSPTLSSSVSDGRLSSLQTTRDSGVVSTVCVYVNKHGVSGPHLDRKLLLQLPDHFGPGPVNTVLQHAVQACVDCAFQPKVLFSFLQSQSDGGEIIRVRSEGGIHYVKLPTASSASFVLRFLETLCHHLQCDNLFSSQPFSPLTANTHTSYDRSKSAVKEETSEALSVARGTRRFSRDSASYTAAPSPKLHRTEALPSDETVTHVENGATTDQQFSEESMDSSSNSVTPRAPVLRSPSEYHTSAGSSPHYSSQPPPLRRLCSNPSDLGPARTHRRLEAASSTTGPDQAAERESSRSTNKSPSSWSIEEVMQFVRDADPQALGPHAELFRKHEIDGKALMLLRSDMIMKYMGLKLGPALKLCHHIEKLKQTK; encoded by the exons GTTTAAGAGCTGTGTTAGCTGTCTTGTTGCATTTAATGTGCTGCTTCAGATCACAATGGGCAAAATCCCTCAGAAAG ATAAAAAAGACAGTATAAAGGAAAAGTCAGGGAGGAACAATGATGATTTATACCCCTCACAAGCCCACAACG AGTCTTTCAGCTGGGAGATGTATTTGAAAGAGACTTCCTCGTCTCCTGCTTCCCCCAGCTGTTTCCGACAG TCCAGAAATCCTCCCAGCAATGATTTTAAAGTGGGAATGAAGGTAGAGGCTCATGACCCCAGGAATTCCACCTCTGTTTGTATTGCCACCGTGATGGGGTTAATGGGTGTGCGGCTGCAGCTCAGACTAGATGGCAGTGACAACACCAATGACTTTTGGCGATTGGTCGACTCCTCTGACATTCAACATATTGGCACATGCGAGAAGACTGGCGACATGCTGCAGCCGCCACTTG GGTTCAGAATGAACGCCTCCTCATGGCCCATGTTCCTGTTAAAAACATTAAGTGGGGCAGAGATAGCTCCAGTTTCACCCTTCAAAAAG GAGCCTGCCAAACCCACTCaaaattactttaaaactgGTTTgaaactggaggctgtggaccGCAAGAATCCTTACCTCATCTGCCCCGCCACCATCGGAGAGGTGAGAGGGGATAAGGTATTCATCATGTTTGATGGATGGAGGGGAGCGTTCGATTATTGGTGCCAGTATGACTCTAGAGACCTCTTCCCTGTGGGCTGGTGTCAACTGACCAAACACAATCTACAGCCTCCTGGCAACTGCT TTACTTTCCCGAAGACACTTATTCCAACATTGTGCCAATCCAGCAAGTCCCTGCACTCCATGCAGTCCCCTTACCGCCTGCCGCACCCGTTGCCCCCTCTGCCCGTGCGCAAGGGGGTACGTGGGAGAAGACCAAAGAGCCAGACTATCGCCATGCTGAAAGCAGTGGCCGAAGCTGCAGCGGCTGCATCCGGCACGACACAGAACGACCAAATGCAGTCTCATGCAGTCAAGAACCCCATAAACACACAGCTGATGCCCAAACCTTATAAAAAGAGGGGACCCAAACCCGGCAGCAAG AGGAAACCGAAGGTTCCTCATTCACTCTCAAGTCCCACTTTGTCGTCCTCTGTGTCAGACGGGAGACTTTCTAGCCTGCAGACAACGAGAGACTCGGGAGTCGTGTCCACCG TTTGCGTGTATGTGAATAAACATGGAGTTTCGGGGCCTCACCTGGACCGCAAGCTGTTGTTGCAGCTGCCGGATCATTTCGGGCCGGGTCCCGTGAACACGGTTCTGCAGCATGCGGTCCAAGCCTGCGTGGACTGTGCATTTCAGCCCAAAGTTTTGTTCAGCTTCCTGCAGTCGCAGTCTGACGGAGGCGAGATCATCAGAG TTCGTTCTGAAGGAGGAATTCACTACGTCAAGCTCCCCACAGCCTCCAGCGCATCCTTTGTTTTGCGCTTTCTAGAAACGTTGTGTCACCACCTGCAGTGTGACAACCTGTTCAGCAGCCAGCCGTTCAGTCCGCTAAcagccaacacacacacatcctacGACAGGAGCAAGTCAG CTGTAAAAGAGGAGACATCAGAAGCTTTGTCTGTTGCACGGGGTACGAGACGTTTCAGCAGAGATTCAGCTTCCTACACAGCTGCTCCCTCACCTAAACTACACCGAACAGAAGCTCTGCCCTCTGACG AGACCGTCACACATGTAGAAAACGGTGCGACCACAGACCAGCAGTTTTCAGAAGAGTCTATGGACTCATCCTCTAATTCTGTGACCCCTCGTGCCCCTGTGCTGCGGAGCCCGTCTGAATATCACACCTCGGCCGGCAGCAGCCCACACTACTCATCTCAGCCCCCACCGCTCCGCAGACTCTGCTCCAATCCCTCCGATCTGGGtcccgcacgcacacacagacgttTGGAAG CTGCTAGCTCAACCACTGGTCCGGATCAAGCAGCAGAAAGAGAATCCTCCAGATCGACCAATAAGAGTCCGTCATCCTGGAGTATAGAGGAAGTGATGCAATTTGTGCGTGATGCCGATCCTCAGGCACTGGGCCCACATGCAGAACTCTTCAGAAAACAT
- the scml2 gene encoding sex comb on midleg-like protein 2 isoform X3 has product MGKIPQKDKKDSIKEKSGRNNDDLYPSQAHNESFSWEMYLKETSSSPASPSCFRQSRNPPSNDFKVGMKVEAHDPRNSTSVCIATVMGLMGVRLQLRLDGSDNTNDFWRLVDSSDIQHIGTCEKTGDMLQPPLGFRMNASSWPMFLLKTLSGAEIAPVSPFKKEPAKPTQNYFKTGLKLEAVDRKNPYLICPATIGEVRGDKVFIMFDGWRGAFDYWCQYDSRDLFPVGWCQLTKHNLQPPGNCFTFPKTLIPTLCQSSKSLHSMQSPYRLPHPLPPLPVRKGVRGRRPKSQTIAMLKAVAEAAAAASGTTQNDQMQSHAVKNPINTQLMPKPYKKRGPKPGSKRKPKVPHSLSSPTLSSSVSDGRLSSLQTTRDSGVVSTVCVYVNKHGVSGPHLDRKLLLQLPDHFGPGPVNTVLQHAVQACVDCAFQPKVLFSFLQSQSDGGEIIRVRSEGGIHYVKLPTASSASFVLRFLETLCHHLQCDNLFSSQPFSPLTANTHTSYDRSKSAVKEETSEALSVARGTRRFSRDSASYTAAPSPKLHRTEALPSDETVTHVENGATTDQQFSEESMDSSSNSVTPRAPVLRSPSEYHTSAGSSPHYSSQPPPLRRLCSNPSDLGPARTHRRLEGRLSASSTTGPDQAAERESSRSTNKSPSSWSIEEVMQFVRDADPQALGPHAELFRKHEIDGKALMLLRSDMIMKYMGLKLGPALKLCHHIEKLKQTK; this is encoded by the exons ATGGGCAAAATCCCTCAGAAAG ATAAAAAAGACAGTATAAAGGAAAAGTCAGGGAGGAACAATGATGATTTATACCCCTCACAAGCCCACAACG AGTCTTTCAGCTGGGAGATGTATTTGAAAGAGACTTCCTCGTCTCCTGCTTCCCCCAGCTGTTTCCGACAG TCCAGAAATCCTCCCAGCAATGATTTTAAAGTGGGAATGAAGGTAGAGGCTCATGACCCCAGGAATTCCACCTCTGTTTGTATTGCCACCGTGATGGGGTTAATGGGTGTGCGGCTGCAGCTCAGACTAGATGGCAGTGACAACACCAATGACTTTTGGCGATTGGTCGACTCCTCTGACATTCAACATATTGGCACATGCGAGAAGACTGGCGACATGCTGCAGCCGCCACTTG GGTTCAGAATGAACGCCTCCTCATGGCCCATGTTCCTGTTAAAAACATTAAGTGGGGCAGAGATAGCTCCAGTTTCACCCTTCAAAAAG GAGCCTGCCAAACCCACTCaaaattactttaaaactgGTTTgaaactggaggctgtggaccGCAAGAATCCTTACCTCATCTGCCCCGCCACCATCGGAGAGGTGAGAGGGGATAAGGTATTCATCATGTTTGATGGATGGAGGGGAGCGTTCGATTATTGGTGCCAGTATGACTCTAGAGACCTCTTCCCTGTGGGCTGGTGTCAACTGACCAAACACAATCTACAGCCTCCTGGCAACTGCT TTACTTTCCCGAAGACACTTATTCCAACATTGTGCCAATCCAGCAAGTCCCTGCACTCCATGCAGTCCCCTTACCGCCTGCCGCACCCGTTGCCCCCTCTGCCCGTGCGCAAGGGGGTACGTGGGAGAAGACCAAAGAGCCAGACTATCGCCATGCTGAAAGCAGTGGCCGAAGCTGCAGCGGCTGCATCCGGCACGACACAGAACGACCAAATGCAGTCTCATGCAGTCAAGAACCCCATAAACACACAGCTGATGCCCAAACCTTATAAAAAGAGGGGACCCAAACCCGGCAGCAAG AGGAAACCGAAGGTTCCTCATTCACTCTCAAGTCCCACTTTGTCGTCCTCTGTGTCAGACGGGAGACTTTCTAGCCTGCAGACAACGAGAGACTCGGGAGTCGTGTCCACCG TTTGCGTGTATGTGAATAAACATGGAGTTTCGGGGCCTCACCTGGACCGCAAGCTGTTGTTGCAGCTGCCGGATCATTTCGGGCCGGGTCCCGTGAACACGGTTCTGCAGCATGCGGTCCAAGCCTGCGTGGACTGTGCATTTCAGCCCAAAGTTTTGTTCAGCTTCCTGCAGTCGCAGTCTGACGGAGGCGAGATCATCAGAG TTCGTTCTGAAGGAGGAATTCACTACGTCAAGCTCCCCACAGCCTCCAGCGCATCCTTTGTTTTGCGCTTTCTAGAAACGTTGTGTCACCACCTGCAGTGTGACAACCTGTTCAGCAGCCAGCCGTTCAGTCCGCTAAcagccaacacacacacatcctacGACAGGAGCAAGTCAG CTGTAAAAGAGGAGACATCAGAAGCTTTGTCTGTTGCACGGGGTACGAGACGTTTCAGCAGAGATTCAGCTTCCTACACAGCTGCTCCCTCACCTAAACTACACCGAACAGAAGCTCTGCCCTCTGACG AGACCGTCACACATGTAGAAAACGGTGCGACCACAGACCAGCAGTTTTCAGAAGAGTCTATGGACTCATCCTCTAATTCTGTGACCCCTCGTGCCCCTGTGCTGCGGAGCCCGTCTGAATATCACACCTCGGCCGGCAGCAGCCCACACTACTCATCTCAGCCCCCACCGCTCCGCAGACTCTGCTCCAATCCCTCCGATCTGGGtcccgcacgcacacacagacgttTGGAAGGTAGGCTAT CTGCTAGCTCAACCACTGGTCCGGATCAAGCAGCAGAAAGAGAATCCTCCAGATCGACCAATAAGAGTCCGTCATCCTGGAGTATAGAGGAAGTGATGCAATTTGTGCGTGATGCCGATCCTCAGGCACTGGGCCCACATGCAGAACTCTTCAGAAAACAT
- the scml2 gene encoding sex comb on midleg-like protein 2 isoform X4 — translation MYLKETSSSPASPSCFRQSRNPPSNDFKVGMKVEAHDPRNSTSVCIATVMGLMGVRLQLRLDGSDNTNDFWRLVDSSDIQHIGTCEKTGDMLQPPLGFRMNASSWPMFLLKTLSGAEIAPVSPFKKEPAKPTQNYFKTGLKLEAVDRKNPYLICPATIGEVRGDKVFIMFDGWRGAFDYWCQYDSRDLFPVGWCQLTKHNLQPPGNCFTFPKTLIPTLCQSSKSLHSMQSPYRLPHPLPPLPVRKGVRGRRPKSQTIAMLKAVAEAAAAASGTTQNDQMQSHAVKNPINTQLMPKPYKKRGPKPGSKRKPKVPHSLSSPTLSSSVSDGRLSSLQTTRDSGVVSTVCVYVNKHGVSGPHLDRKLLLQLPDHFGPGPVNTVLQHAVQACVDCAFQPKVLFSFLQSQSDGGEIIRVRSEGGIHYVKLPTASSASFVLRFLETLCHHLQCDNLFSSQPFSPLTANTHTSYDRSKSAVKEETSEALSVARGTRRFSRDSASYTAAPSPKLHRTEALPSDETVTHVENGATTDQQFSEESMDSSSNSVTPRAPVLRSPSEYHTSAGSSPHYSSQPPPLRRLCSNPSDLGPARTHRRLEGRLSASSTTGPDQAAERESSRSTNKSPSSWSIEEVMQFVRDADPQALGPHAELFRKHEIDGKALMLLRSDMIMKYMGLKLGPALKLCHHIEKLKQTK, via the exons ATGTATTTGAAAGAGACTTCCTCGTCTCCTGCTTCCCCCAGCTGTTTCCGACAG TCCAGAAATCCTCCCAGCAATGATTTTAAAGTGGGAATGAAGGTAGAGGCTCATGACCCCAGGAATTCCACCTCTGTTTGTATTGCCACCGTGATGGGGTTAATGGGTGTGCGGCTGCAGCTCAGACTAGATGGCAGTGACAACACCAATGACTTTTGGCGATTGGTCGACTCCTCTGACATTCAACATATTGGCACATGCGAGAAGACTGGCGACATGCTGCAGCCGCCACTTG GGTTCAGAATGAACGCCTCCTCATGGCCCATGTTCCTGTTAAAAACATTAAGTGGGGCAGAGATAGCTCCAGTTTCACCCTTCAAAAAG GAGCCTGCCAAACCCACTCaaaattactttaaaactgGTTTgaaactggaggctgtggaccGCAAGAATCCTTACCTCATCTGCCCCGCCACCATCGGAGAGGTGAGAGGGGATAAGGTATTCATCATGTTTGATGGATGGAGGGGAGCGTTCGATTATTGGTGCCAGTATGACTCTAGAGACCTCTTCCCTGTGGGCTGGTGTCAACTGACCAAACACAATCTACAGCCTCCTGGCAACTGCT TTACTTTCCCGAAGACACTTATTCCAACATTGTGCCAATCCAGCAAGTCCCTGCACTCCATGCAGTCCCCTTACCGCCTGCCGCACCCGTTGCCCCCTCTGCCCGTGCGCAAGGGGGTACGTGGGAGAAGACCAAAGAGCCAGACTATCGCCATGCTGAAAGCAGTGGCCGAAGCTGCAGCGGCTGCATCCGGCACGACACAGAACGACCAAATGCAGTCTCATGCAGTCAAGAACCCCATAAACACACAGCTGATGCCCAAACCTTATAAAAAGAGGGGACCCAAACCCGGCAGCAAG AGGAAACCGAAGGTTCCTCATTCACTCTCAAGTCCCACTTTGTCGTCCTCTGTGTCAGACGGGAGACTTTCTAGCCTGCAGACAACGAGAGACTCGGGAGTCGTGTCCACCG TTTGCGTGTATGTGAATAAACATGGAGTTTCGGGGCCTCACCTGGACCGCAAGCTGTTGTTGCAGCTGCCGGATCATTTCGGGCCGGGTCCCGTGAACACGGTTCTGCAGCATGCGGTCCAAGCCTGCGTGGACTGTGCATTTCAGCCCAAAGTTTTGTTCAGCTTCCTGCAGTCGCAGTCTGACGGAGGCGAGATCATCAGAG TTCGTTCTGAAGGAGGAATTCACTACGTCAAGCTCCCCACAGCCTCCAGCGCATCCTTTGTTTTGCGCTTTCTAGAAACGTTGTGTCACCACCTGCAGTGTGACAACCTGTTCAGCAGCCAGCCGTTCAGTCCGCTAAcagccaacacacacacatcctacGACAGGAGCAAGTCAG CTGTAAAAGAGGAGACATCAGAAGCTTTGTCTGTTGCACGGGGTACGAGACGTTTCAGCAGAGATTCAGCTTCCTACACAGCTGCTCCCTCACCTAAACTACACCGAACAGAAGCTCTGCCCTCTGACG AGACCGTCACACATGTAGAAAACGGTGCGACCACAGACCAGCAGTTTTCAGAAGAGTCTATGGACTCATCCTCTAATTCTGTGACCCCTCGTGCCCCTGTGCTGCGGAGCCCGTCTGAATATCACACCTCGGCCGGCAGCAGCCCACACTACTCATCTCAGCCCCCACCGCTCCGCAGACTCTGCTCCAATCCCTCCGATCTGGGtcccgcacgcacacacagacgttTGGAAGGTAGGCTAT CTGCTAGCTCAACCACTGGTCCGGATCAAGCAGCAGAAAGAGAATCCTCCAGATCGACCAATAAGAGTCCGTCATCCTGGAGTATAGAGGAAGTGATGCAATTTGTGCGTGATGCCGATCCTCAGGCACTGGGCCCACATGCAGAACTCTTCAGAAAACAT